The Granulicella sp. 5B5 nucleotide sequence TATGCGTCCAAAGTAGCGTGAGTCAGTCTTCAAGGCTGATTCGCAACGCGATTTCTATGGAGAAGGATGGAGATAGACGTTATGAGTATCACGCGATTCGTGCCCTTTCGTAGTGGGTTGAGTGACGTGGCCGTGTTGCAGAACCGGCTGAACTCGATCTTCCAAGAGTTCGCCCGCCCGGGCGGGGATGTCTCGGAGGGATCGGAGATACTGGCGATGGGGCACTTTGTGCCGGCCGTGGATGTCTATGAAGATGCACAGAAACTGGTGCTGAAGCTGGAGATTCCGGGGATTCGTCGTGAGGACCTGGACATTCGTGTCGAGGGGCGTGCGCTCACGGTGAAGGGCGAGCGAAAGTTCGAGTCGGAAGAGAAGGAAGAGAACTTTCACCGGATCGAGCGCCGTTACGGAAGCTTTGTGCGCAGCTTTACGCTGCCTCCCTCGGTGAACACGGATGAGGTGTCGGCGACGGCGACTGACGGTGTGCTGACAGTAAGCTTGGCTAAGAAACCAGAGGCGAAGCCGAAGCAGATCGAAGTGAAGGTTGGCGAGGCCCCTAAGCAGGTGGAAGCTGCCGCGAAGGCGTAAGAGACCGCTGTTCGAGCGAGACAGCGGGTGTTGGGCGAGGCGAAGCTGCTGCCTCGCCCATTTCTTTTGGTGGCCCTTAGTCCTGAGGCGGCCCG carries:
- a CDS encoding Hsp20/alpha crystallin family protein codes for the protein MSITRFVPFRSGLSDVAVLQNRLNSIFQEFARPGGDVSEGSEILAMGHFVPAVDVYEDAQKLVLKLEIPGIRREDLDIRVEGRALTVKGERKFESEEKEENFHRIERRYGSFVRSFTLPPSVNTDEVSATATDGVLTVSLAKKPEAKPKQIEVKVGEAPKQVEAAAKA